A portion of the Pseudarthrobacter sp. L1SW genome contains these proteins:
- the cycA gene encoding D-serine/D-alanine/glycine transporter — protein MTTKSTTSRQEPHLERQLSNRHIQLIAIGGAIGTGLFMGSGKTISAAGPSVIFVYMIIGFMLFFVMRAMGELLLSNLNYKSFSDFAADLLGPWAGFFTGWTYWFCWVITGIADVIAIAGYSKELWPGLPLWIPGLATVAILLLLNLVTVKAFGETEFWFALIKIIAIAALIIVGMFMILTGFQSDAGPATFTNLWNHGGMFPNEFMGFVAGFQIAVFAFVGIELVGTTAAEAKDPEKNLPKAINSIPIRVLLFYVGALIVLMSVTPWTQFQAGHSPFIAMFSLAGLGAAATVVNLVVLSSAMSSANSGIYSTSRMVYGLAQEGDAPSAFGALSRRKVPQNALFLSCVLLLSGVVLMYAGQDIGKAFDMVTTVSAVCFVFVWSIILASYIAFRRRRPHLHESSKYRMPGGVPMVWVVFAFFGFVLWALTTQPDTLLALLVTPVWFIILAVAWLAIRRRPAHLARYAQFQADLAQEAETSKARELEKVQK, from the coding sequence GTGACCACTAAATCCACTACTTCCCGCCAGGAGCCGCATCTCGAGCGGCAACTCAGCAACAGGCACATCCAGCTGATCGCCATTGGCGGCGCAATCGGCACAGGCCTGTTCATGGGCTCCGGCAAGACCATCTCCGCCGCCGGGCCGTCCGTCATCTTTGTCTACATGATCATCGGCTTCATGCTGTTCTTCGTCATGCGGGCCATGGGCGAACTGCTGCTGAGCAACCTGAACTACAAATCCTTCAGCGACTTCGCGGCCGATCTCCTGGGCCCGTGGGCCGGGTTCTTCACCGGCTGGACCTACTGGTTCTGCTGGGTGATCACCGGCATCGCGGACGTCATCGCGATCGCCGGGTACTCCAAGGAGCTCTGGCCGGGGTTGCCGCTCTGGATCCCGGGCCTGGCCACCGTGGCCATCCTCTTGCTCCTGAACCTCGTCACCGTGAAGGCGTTCGGCGAAACCGAGTTCTGGTTCGCGCTGATCAAGATCATCGCCATCGCGGCGCTGATCATCGTGGGCATGTTCATGATCTTGACGGGCTTCCAGTCCGACGCCGGCCCTGCCACCTTCACGAACCTGTGGAACCACGGCGGCATGTTCCCGAACGAGTTCATGGGTTTTGTGGCCGGCTTCCAGATTGCGGTGTTCGCGTTTGTGGGCATCGAGCTGGTGGGCACCACCGCAGCCGAGGCCAAGGACCCGGAGAAGAACCTGCCCAAGGCCATCAACTCCATCCCCATCCGCGTGCTGCTCTTCTACGTGGGCGCCCTTATCGTCCTGATGTCCGTCACCCCCTGGACCCAGTTCCAGGCCGGCCACAGCCCGTTCATCGCCATGTTCTCCCTGGCTGGCCTCGGCGCCGCAGCCACTGTGGTGAACCTGGTGGTGCTCAGCTCCGCCATGTCCTCGGCCAACTCCGGCATCTACTCCACCTCCCGCATGGTGTACGGGCTTGCCCAGGAGGGCGACGCGCCCTCGGCGTTCGGCGCCCTGTCACGCCGCAAGGTCCCGCAGAACGCCCTCTTCCTCTCCTGCGTCCTGCTGCTCTCCGGCGTGGTGCTGATGTACGCGGGCCAGGACATCGGTAAGGCCTTCGACATGGTGACCACCGTCTCCGCCGTCTGCTTCGTGTTCGTCTGGTCCATCATCCTGGCCAGCTACATCGCGTTCCGCCGCCGCCGCCCGCACCTGCATGAGTCATCCAAGTACCGGATGCCCGGCGGCGTCCCGATGGTGTGGGTGGTGTTCGCGTTCTTTGGCTTCGTCCTCTGGGCCCTGACAACGCAGCCGGACACCCTGCTGGCGCTGCTGGTCACGCCGGTCTGGTTCATCATCCTGGCCGTGGCGTGGCTTGCCATCCGCCGCCGCCCGGCCCACCTGGCCCGCTACGCACAGTTCCAGGCCGATCTTGCCCAGGAAGCGGAAACGTCCAAGGCCAGGGAACTCGAGAAGGTGCAGAAATGA
- a CDS encoding methylenetetrahydrofolate reductase — MMFPIRIEIIPSEGIIEQVQALVPRTTTLSVTCLPHHGIERTMRTAVEAADLGYTVVPHLAARSIRSRAELTEIIRGCNAGGIGEVFVIGGDRKQPAGTYDSALPVLEDIAQYTGGTMRVGVAGYPEGHPLASPLDLLDALLAKQHLASHVVTQMCFDAGKIHDYAALLRREGVRLPLWAGVAGSVPRTKLVALATQIGVGSSLKFLSRKGPLARKLLSGDRYSPGSLITGLETQPDNIAGIHLYSFNSLASAQDYGVHTAPEQASPSAALQPALIRGAARDH, encoded by the coding sequence ATGATGTTCCCCATCAGAATCGAAATCATCCCTTCCGAAGGAATCATTGAGCAGGTCCAGGCCCTGGTGCCCCGGACCACCACGCTCAGCGTCACGTGCCTGCCGCACCACGGCATCGAGCGGACCATGCGCACCGCGGTGGAGGCTGCAGACCTCGGCTACACCGTGGTCCCGCACCTGGCCGCCCGCAGCATCCGCAGCCGTGCCGAGCTCACGGAGATCATCCGTGGCTGCAACGCCGGCGGCATCGGTGAGGTGTTCGTTATCGGCGGCGACCGGAAACAGCCCGCCGGCACCTACGACTCCGCCCTTCCGGTACTGGAAGACATCGCCCAGTACACCGGCGGGACCATGCGGGTCGGGGTGGCCGGCTACCCGGAGGGCCATCCGCTGGCCAGCCCCCTGGACCTGCTGGACGCACTGCTGGCCAAGCAGCACCTGGCCTCGCATGTGGTCACCCAGATGTGCTTCGACGCGGGAAAAATCCATGACTACGCGGCACTCTTGCGCCGCGAAGGCGTACGCCTGCCCCTGTGGGCAGGCGTGGCTGGATCCGTCCCGCGGACGAAGCTCGTGGCACTCGCCACGCAGATCGGCGTCGGAAGTTCCCTGAAATTCCTCAGCCGCAAGGGCCCGCTGGCCCGCAAGCTTCTGAGCGGGGACCGCTACTCGCCAGGCAGCCTGATCACCGGGCTGGAAACACAGCCGGACAACATCGCCGGCATCCACCTTTACAGCTTCAACAGCCTTGCTTCGGCGCAGGACTATGGCGTCCACACAGCGCCGGAACAGGCATCCCCTTCCGCAGCACTCCAGCCAGCATTGATTCGAGGAGCAGCACGTGACCACTAA
- the lipA gene encoding lipoyl synthase, translated as MTLAPEGRKLLRVEQRNSAVPVERKPDWIKAKVQMGPEFVQLKNLVKKEGLHTVCEEAGCPNIFECWEDKEATFLIGGSECTRRCDFCQIDTGKPSPVDMFEPTKVARSVQAMQLRYATVTGVARDDLADEGVWLYAETVRKIHELNPGTGVELLIPDFSGKPEHIAAICDSRPEVFAHNVETVPRIFKRIRPAFRYDRSLDVITQGRNLSMVTKSNLILGMGETREEISEALRDLHEAGCDLITITQYLRPSERHLPVDRWVKPQEFVDLQDEANEIGFLGVMSGPLVRSSYRAGRLWATAMRKKGRDIPAELAHIADGIQDSGTTRQEASSLLAATA; from the coding sequence ATGACATTGGCACCTGAAGGCCGGAAGCTTTTGCGCGTTGAACAGCGCAATTCCGCTGTCCCGGTGGAGCGGAAGCCGGACTGGATCAAGGCCAAGGTCCAGATGGGCCCGGAGTTCGTCCAGCTCAAGAACCTGGTCAAGAAAGAGGGCCTGCACACGGTGTGCGAGGAGGCCGGCTGCCCCAACATTTTCGAGTGCTGGGAGGACAAGGAAGCCACCTTCCTGATCGGCGGGTCCGAGTGCACGCGCCGGTGTGACTTCTGCCAGATCGATACCGGCAAACCCTCGCCGGTGGACATGTTCGAACCCACCAAGGTGGCCCGCTCCGTGCAGGCCATGCAGCTGCGCTACGCCACCGTCACCGGCGTGGCCCGGGACGACCTCGCCGACGAGGGCGTGTGGCTGTACGCCGAAACGGTCCGAAAGATCCATGAGCTGAACCCCGGCACCGGGGTGGAGCTGCTGATCCCGGACTTCTCCGGCAAACCCGAACACATCGCCGCGATCTGCGATTCCAGGCCCGAGGTGTTCGCGCACAACGTCGAAACCGTGCCCAGGATCTTCAAGCGGATCCGGCCCGCGTTCCGCTACGACCGGTCCCTGGACGTGATCACGCAGGGCAGGAACCTGAGCATGGTGACCAAGTCCAACCTGATCCTGGGCATGGGCGAAACCCGCGAGGAGATCTCCGAAGCGCTCCGGGACCTGCACGAGGCCGGGTGCGACCTGATCACCATCACCCAGTACCTGCGCCCGTCCGAGCGGCACCTGCCGGTGGACCGCTGGGTCAAGCCGCAGGAATTCGTGGACCTCCAGGACGAAGCCAACGAAATCGGCTTCCTGGGTGTTATGTCCGGGCCGCTGGTCCGCTCCTCCTACCGCGCCGGCCGGCTCTGGGCCACCGCCATGCGCAAGAAGGGCCGCGACATCCCCGCCGAACTCGCCCACATCGCCGACGGCATCCAGGACTCCGGCACCACCCGCCAGGAAGCCAGCTCACTGCTCGCCGCCACGGCCTGA